The DNA window GGTTCTGCCCTAGCCACACTCAAGCAAGAGTTAAGGAGAGCCAGGAAAGACCTGGAAAAGCCCAGGCCATCGACTGCGGCACTCATGCAACGAGACGAAGCTATCCAAAAGGAGCGTGAAGCCAGAGAGCAGGAACGTCGAGAAAGACAAAACCTTCAGATGCAACGATTCAGGGAGTCAATCCAAAGGATTGATCCATATAGACGACCGGCTAGAGCGAGGCCTATCCGACAAGCAGTGTCTGCTCTTTatcgaccaagtcaaccacGCTCTGCCCCCTCTACCATGGTTCTCAATCGCTCTCGCAATTCCTCTGGCGTCAGTCTCTCCTTGCCCAGCGCAACCGCCCCGTCTCAGCCGCTGTCGGACAGGGAATACTACGAGCGACATGGATGGTACTATTGGGAAGATGATCAGATTCTGACCTTGATCAGAACCACAGCGCATCCCAACTACGAAAACTTTCAATGGATGCTCCCTGATCGGAGCCCTGACGAACTAAGAGAGCGATCAAGATATTTGAAGCTGGTCGTACGCAATAAATACCAGCGCGATGGGATTCCGCCTCCCGGATTTTGCATGGATGAAGATTGACATGGCGGCTTCAGGCCATGGACTATCGGAGTTGGGGTTATGTGATATTATGATACCCGGGAAAGCTCGGTTGAAATGTGTTATGCGATTCGAGCAGGAGTCAATATGTTTAGAAGTATTCATGCGTGTTTACATGGCTACAATTGTATCTTGTTGTCCCTCAATTCGTGACAGTGAATTGGGCACTGTCAGCTCCGTGTTGATTTGCCGGATCGGAAAGAAGCCGGTTTTAATGACCAGTAGTCAAGTTGGTGTAGTGTTTCATGCTTTTTGCCATGTGTGTGATAActgagcttgagcttctaCCAACTGCGCTATGCCACATCATTGAATGAATCCCAATGAGTATGTAGTATCGACTTTCTATCTGTCACATTTCCTTGTAGAGAAACCAAGCACTGATGGAAAATCGCCAACGCATAGACACTATTTGACACTCTAAAATAGTGCGCTAATACTTGGGCTTGTTTGCAGCTTGAATTTTgggtatcatcaggttcttGTCAAATCATCACAAGTCTCTGGAATTGGTTGAAGCGCCACCACATGTGATACATACTTATGGAGGGTGATCAGATACGCTTACCCAAGGAAAGCCAAGCGTGGAATCAGCTCTAGATCATTTGTGGTAAAAAGTCAACAGATCATTAGGTTCTTTATTttggttcttcttttttttttaacgCGTTTTAAACGCGGTTCTGGGGAGATTTGATAGATTCAAATCTCGCCCTTTGTCTTGGCTTGAGTTATTAGGAGAAAGATGAGGCTTGCATCCACTATATTCAGTGCTACTAGCTTAAGCGAAGGCTTTGGGTTTCTGAGGGATGATAAATATGGACTGTACGGATACCCAGCTGGTGGCTCGCATTGCATTGCCGTGCATTGCATATAGTGCTTTAGTTAGGCGAGGTGGGTTAACCACTGATTCTGTTTTTAGAGAGACTCTTGTGACGAGGTATTATCTGGTAACTACAGATCAGAAAGTAACTAGTGGTCTAGTGTTTTTAATCCAAGACACTTGAAGAATGTTTTAATATCCTCCCACTCATAAAAACTACCCTGGATCTGTAGCCTGGAGTAGTAGCCACCCGCGCAGACCCCTGAAAGATAGACAGTGATCAGAACCCCTGGAACGGTCGCTACAGGCCGGGCGGTCCCATCAAGGGAAGAAGCAATGTAAGTGGCCGGTGAGAGCTGTGGAGCCATGATGGAAATGGGAAGAATAGCTCAGTGATGGGATCACAAGGcagatggaaatggaaatgggACATGGATGGAACCGCCCCAGAGAACTAAAATCAGGTACGTATCCATTCGCAATCTAATATCCCCGTCCCATCCCAATCCCAATCGAACAAGAcaggacaagacaagacagctcAGCTTTCCTCTCTTTTTTCCaacccttttcctcttctcttAACTTCTCCTTCCTCTCTTAGAAGCCAGCGGACATCGACAGTAAATAAAGAAGTCTTTGTATTAGTCTTCTTTATCTGCTTCATTGCAAGCTTTCTTCCCTCACGTTCCTTATTTCTGCTAGCTAATTTTACTTTCCATACCTTCCCCTCCCTACTCCTTGTTATCTTAGCAACTGAGTAGCTTCCAGCAAAACCACGCTTTTGCTGGATAAATAGGAGACCACCCCAAGGTAAGATTAACCCAATTCCCATCTCAGCTCATACCCGCATACCCTTGACGTAGCTTCATGCTTCGTGCCTGTTCATGTTTTGTTACTTATTGATTCTTCGAGCTATCGCTGCTTGATAGCTGATTTGCAGCTTTTTGTGCGACATCCATGATAAACTCAATTCAACCTGTCCTGGCTACCCACTTTGCTAACATTGTCGCTCTCAGAGAATACTACTTTTAATACCAATTCATTCCCGCCAAAATGTCTGAAACCGAGAGCTTCGACGTTGTCCAGCACGACGAAGCTGTTGCTTCTCAGTCCGATGCTGCGGCCACCAccgagcctgagcctgagcccgAGAGCCCCAAGACAACCGCGACCCCTTCGTCTCCCGACACACCAGTCAGGGAAAAGGCAAAGGAGAGCCCCGGAGCGAAGCCCACGCTCAAGCAGCCTGGTTCGGCCGCCGCGACCGCTACTCGTCGACCTGGCGCTACTTCTTCGACGGTCAAGCccaccacctccagcacCACCCGTGCCCCAGGAGGTCTGAGCAAGCCCCCTACTCGTCCTGCTGCTTCGACCATTCGCCGTCCTCCTACCGCGACATCCATGTCGAGCCACCGAAGCCGTCCCAGCATGAGCGCTAGCGAGGATGACAAGAAGTCCACCACTTCCTCTGTCGCATCTGCTCGTAGGACGAGCTCCATCATGTCCAGCCCCGCCAAGACCGCTGAGAGGCGAACCGTTGGAACTGCCGGTTCGACAACGGCTGCCCGCAGACCGCCGTCAACGACGGCCACTACCCCACGAACTGCTACCGCTAGCCGAACCGCAGCTACTCCCACCGCTTCCGCGACACGAACAACTGCTACTCGAACAGCTGGCACGACCCCTACCGCCAACAAGCGACTTTCTACTTCGGGATCCTTGACTGCCGCTTCCCGAACCACGACTCGACCTGCTCCTTCTGCGGAGTCTGCCAAGGAAATCGAGGCGCTCAAGACCAAGTTGGCAGAGGGCGAAACCGAGATTGAGGCTTTGAAGGCTGAGGTCAAGACCTCCGAGGAAAAGATTGCGGAGCTTACCGAGAAGATTGGCCAGGGAGTCGCCCCCACCGAGTCAGGCGACAAGCCTGCTCAGGACAACGATGAGGCAATCGCCAACCTAAAGTCTGAGCACGAGGCCGCCATCGCTGCTCTCGAGAGCCAGGTTACTGAGGCCAACGAGAAGCTCCAGGCCGCAGAGAGTGATCGTGAGCAGCTTCGAGCCGATCTCGATGCTGCTGTGAGTGCCATGGAGGCTAGTTCGACTGAGCTCGATTCCTTGAGGCAGCAGCTCGAGACCGCCCAGGCTGAAAGCGAAGAGAAACTCAGCTCCAGCCAGGAAGCACTCCAGAAGGCCATTGAGGAGCATGCTACCAAGATCGAAGAGCTCAAGACCTCCCTcgaggctgagaaggctTCTGCTATCGAGGCTATTGAGGCTAAGCACAAGGAGGGCCTCGACAAGGACCAGACTGATGCCTCCTCTCACGAAACTGCTTTGGCTGAACTCAAGGCCAGCCACGAGGCCGCAACTGCTGAGCTCCAGAAGAAGATTGACGAGTTGAGTTCTTCACAGTCTGCTCTGGAGTCTGCCAATGACGACAAGCTTAAGTCTGAGCAAGAGGAGCAACAGACCAAGATCTCCTCCCTCGAGGCCGAGGCTGCGGATTCCAAGGCGAAGCTCGAGGCTGCCGAGAATGCTGCAGAGACAGCCAAGTCTGAGCTCGATTCTTTGAACAGTCAGATCACTCAGCTTCAGTCCAGCTTGTCCGAGAAGGAGTCAGAGCTCCAGAGCGCCAAGGAGGATCTTGCCAAGGCTCAGGAAGAGGCTGCGTCTCTCAAGGCTGCTGCCGAAGAGGCACAGAAGTCCcttgctgagaaggaagatgagatcgccaaggtcaaggagatGCACGAGGAGCGCATGAAGAACATTTCCCAGGATTACGAGACCGAGATCGAGTCTCTTCGAGGCGATGCTTTCTTCAAGCGCAAGTACGAGGAGCTTGAGGCCCAGCACAAGGAGCTTCAGGCATCTTCTTCAGAAGCTACTGAGGGTCATAGCAGCGCCCTTGAGGCCGCCAAGGCCGAGCacgctgctgctgttgcagctttggaggagaaggaagctgAGTACCAGAAGAACCTGGATGCTCTCCGTGCCAGCCATGCCGAGGAACTCGAGGCTTCCAAGAACTCAGCCTCCGGAGATCATGATGCTCATATAGCCGAGATCGACACCCTGAAGGAGAACCATGCTAAGCAACTCGAGGTGCTCAAGTCTGAGGGTTCTAACACCCATGCTGAGGAACTTGAGTCGCTCAAGGCTGCCCATGCTAGTGTCTTGGAGGCTCTCAAGAAGGAGTTCGAGGAGGACAAGGAGAAACTGGTCGCTAGCCACAAGAGTGAGCTGGCCTCCACCAAGGATGCCGGCGAAACCACACATGCTACCGAGATTGCCAGACTCATGTCAGAGCTTGACAGCGCTAGGGAGTCTGGTGAGAGTACTCATGCTGCTGAGTTGCAATCGCTTAAGGCTAAACTcgaggctgagaaggaagCAAGCGACAAGGAGCATGCTGAGGCTTTGGCCAAGGCTCAAGCAGGAATCGATGCCGCTAAGACTGCTGGCGATGAAGCCCACGCTACTGAGATCGCCAATCTTAAGGCTGAACTCGAGGCTGCCAGAGATGCTGCCAAGCAGTCTCTGGAAGCTGAGCTGGAGGCTTTGAGAGCTGAGCTTGCAGAGAGCAAGAAGGCCGGTAGCAGCAACGATGAGGAACTGGCTACCATCAAGGCTGAGCTTCAGACCGCcaaggaggagcttgagaAGGCACGCGACTCGAACCAGCAGGCCATCGAGATGGCCCGCTTCGAGCTTGAGAAGGAGCACACCAACGAGGTCGAGAAGCTCCTTGCCTTCAACAACGAAGTTATGGAGCACATGAAGAAGGAGGGCACTGATGTCAGGAAGGAGCTCGAGGAGTTGACTGGTGCCCACACCAAGGCCATCGAGGACATGATGGCTGAGCACAGAAGCAACAATAGCCACTTGGAGGATCAGCTTGCCCAGCAGGCCGCTGCCAACGCTGATCTCCAGACTGCTCTGAGCACTGCCACAGAGGCACTCGAGAAGGCCCAACAGGATGTCGAGGAGCTTTCCCAGCAACTTGCACAGGAGAAGACCGAGCGATTCACTGCTCTTGCTGAGCTTGAGGACGCGAGGAACGTCAAGCCCGACTCTGCCGAGGCTGATGCTCTCCGAAGGGAGCTTGCCACAGCCAAGAAGTTTCACGAGGACGCTCTGGCCAGCGCCGATGCTGAGCTCAAAGCAACACAGAGCGAGCTTGAGGCTGCCAAGGGTAACCTGACAACCGTCCAGGGCCAGGTGACAACTCTGACAGgtgaccttgaccttgttcaGAAGGACCTCGAGGCCTTCAAGGCTGAGGCTGATGCCAGTAAGAAGACAGCCAATGCCGACTACCAAGACCTTAACGACAGCATGACAACACTTATTGAGGACGCCAACAACAGGGCCAAGGAGCTTCAGGCTAAGCTGGATGAGACTGTTGCCAAGGTCGAGGACAGcgagaagaaggttgagATTCTTGAGGCTCagctcaaggtcaaggatgcCGAGATTGCAGAGGCAAAGGTATGTTGACATGGTTGAGCACTGTCATGGAGACACTGACTTACATCAACAGGCCAATGCTGCTATTGCCAAGCCAAAGGGTCTTTCAGCCAGCAGATTTGCGAATGCGGAGGGCGACGACGCTGCTGCGAACGAAGAGGCGGCGGAAGGTGAGGAAATTGATGACCACTCCTCAGTAGCACTTGCTTCGGTGCGGAAAGCCCCTGCATGATGCACTCTCCCAATCCTTTCTGCGTCATGCGGCTTTTGTCAGCGCAAAGCTAACGTGTGTGGTTTACAGATAAGTAAGGCGAGGCTCACAGCTAAGCAAATGGATACCCTTGATAGGGAAATGAGGGATCGCAACTTGCAGTGAGTAACACTAGATTGAATTACAGATTCATCATTCTAACGGAATGCAGGTTGTTAAAGTCCATCACGGATGTCAAGTCACCAAAGCTGGGTAGTGATCATCACTACGAGCAGCAACAATTCGACCAGCAGCAGTACAGTTAAAGGGGGCATGCATGACATCGGATTTCCTTTCGTTTTCTGTTGTGTTGTGTGaccttttaactttttagTTCTGTGTAATACCCGCGGCTTCGTGTAAAGCTGCAATTTTGCTTCTTGCTTTTTCATCACATACAATATCATGGACAAGAGAGTTATAGGATATTGGAGGGAGGGAACAAGGTGTTTAGACTGTCGAAGACTTGACATGTAACTGGAAAAGAGATGGCATGGAGTAGGATGCTGCCGATGTTTGGGAGTTGCATATAATTATGTATGACATTGTCGAGAATTGACGATACCCTGGTTCAAATGAATTGTTCAGATGATAACCCTGTTCCTTGTGGCATCTGTATGGCATGTGATATGTCTCATTGGACATTTGCTCTTGAATGTTTAATGGTGCAAACCTTGTTTCCTTTCATGCAGGTCAAGCTATAAGCTCCGTCTAACCGCTTCGCTTTGACACTGCATGCATGCATCATGTCTTTACTAATGGCCAATTGTGCCGAATAATTCACCCCAAGAGCGGAGACTCCGACTCTCATGCATTTGGCTGAGACGGAATGACGTTTGTCTATCCGTAGTTGCGTATTATATGCAGCTATCAACTTGTCCCCTCACAACAATTCTCTCATATATCTCAACATTTCTGAAGCTCAAAGTCGTACAAGTTATCTAATATATCTGGGTGGTATATGTACATATATATACAGGACAAGACCCCGCAACTTGTTCATCATCGCCCTCTTTATCAACACAACACACAAAATGGACGACTACAAAATCGACAGCAAACCCATCGCCAATAAAGATTCAATCGTAACTGGCCCCCAATGGCGTTTTACATTGATAAATGACATGGTTCTTCGCTATGAATGGGCCGAAGACGGAATCTTTGAAGATCGTCCATCAACATTCGCTCTTAATCGTGAATTTCCTACCCCGGAATTCACAGTTTCTGATGAAGACGAGCAGCTAGAAATTAGAGCTGATTCTTTTCACGTCACCTACAACAAAAAACGTTTTGACCGCTACGGTCTTGTTATCAGCTTCACCAACAAAAATACCCTCTGGGGTGCTGATTGGCGATATGGAGAAACGCCTCAGAATCTTGGAGGTACGGCGAGAACTTTGGACAATGTTAATGGGCGTTGTGAGCTGGAGCCAGGTATTCTTTCCAGGGCTGGATACTCGGTTCTTGATGATAGCGAGTCTATGCTTTTGGATCTTTCTACTGGTTTTGCGGCGCCAAGACGATCTGGCGATCGCATCGACGGGTACCTTTTCTCTTACGGCTACGACTATAAGGGTGCTATGAGATCCTTCTTTGCCATTTCTGGTAAACAACCTGTTCTTCCGCGCTGGGCATTGGGGAATTGGTGGAGTCGATACTATCCCTACACAGACGAGGAGTACCTGAAGCTCATGGATAAGTTTGAAGCTGAAAAGGTTCCGCTGTCTGTTGCTGTTATCGATATGGACTGGCATCAAGTCCACGGCGATCATGTTCCTCATGCCGGCTGGACGGGGTATACATGGAACAAGGAACTCTTCAAGGATCCCAAGGCTTTCACCAAGGCGCTGCACGATAAGAAGCTCAAAGTTACCTTGAATGACCATCCTCACGGCGGTGTTTATCATCATGAGGATCAGTATGAGGATATGGCTAAGGATCTGGGACACGATACTTCTTCCAAAGCGCCAATTCTGTTTAATCCTGTTGACCCAAAGTTTATGCATTCATATCTCAACACGCTTCATCGCAGTCTTGAGAAAGATGGGTGCGACTTTTGGTGGATTGATTGGCAACAGGGTCCGTACAGTCGTGTACGCGGCCTCGACCCTCTATGGCTCCTAAATCACTACCATTTTCTAGACCATCAGAAGCAAAACGGAGTTGGCAAAGCCATTATCTTCTCACGCTTCGGCGGACCGGGTAGTCATCGCTATCCGGTCGGATTCTCTGGCGACAGCATCATGACATGGGAATCTCTCGAGTTCCAGCCCGAATTCACAGCTACAGCATCCAATATTGGATACGGCTGGTGGAGTCACGATATCGGCGGCCACATGGGAGGCTACCGTGATGACGAGCTGGCTACACGTTGGGTTC is part of the Fusarium poae strain DAOMC 252244 chromosome 4, whole genome shotgun sequence genome and encodes:
- a CDS encoding hypothetical protein (CAZy:GH31) → MDDYKIDSKPIANKDSIVTGPQWRFTLINDMVLRYEWAEDGIFEDRPSTFALNREFPTPEFTVSDEDEQLEIRADSFHVTYNKKRFDRYGLVISFTNKNTLWGADWRYGETPQNLGGTARTLDNVNGRCELEPGILSRAGYSVLDDSESMLLDLSTGFAAPRRSGDRIDGYLFSYGYDYKGAMRSFFAISGKQPVLPRWALGNWWSRYYPYTDEEYLKLMDKFEAEKVPLSVAVIDMDWHQVHGDHVPHAGWTGYTWNKELFKDPKAFTKALHDKKLKVTLNDHPHGGVYHHEDQYEDMAKDLGHDTSSKAPILFNPVDPKFMHSYLNTLHRSLEKDGCDFWWIDWQQGPYSRVRGLDPLWLLNHYHFLDHQKQNGVGKAIIFSRFGGPGSHRYPVGFSGDSIMTWESLEFQPEFTATASNIGYGWWSHDIGGHMGGYRDDELATRWVQYGVFSPIMRLHSQMGLFTSKEPWLYRSEFAEVMKTFLRFRHRLVLYLYAANLDSAHYDDPVVQPLYWKYPERDEAYRKPNQYYFGSQLVVAPVVKPRDKRTNHGAVDVWVPPGRHVDIFTGTVYDGDRDMRMFRSIKSLPVLAREGAIVPLDANLTPRNGGENPEHVEVLVVVGRHGEFEFTLVDEGSGEQGADSDSTFFKYLQDKGQLMFCPEGKAWTIKFISITETPNNFKVFKRNEFSDDDLEVKTTIEDYPNVPGLVVEIPSSISEPGDVVICLGDNPQLSILDPLKRIQDLILDYQMDMWTKEKLWGVVKASQPTSIKIGRLMSLGLDEELLGPVMELLMSDSRYQTSSN